From Salvia splendens isolate huo1 chromosome 16, SspV2, whole genome shotgun sequence, a single genomic window includes:
- the LOC121771363 gene encoding receptor-like cytosolic serine/threonine-protein kinase RBK1, which translates to MTIEECNNIPRKLKKKKNHHETKTRAGKGGEVETASAVKQGESEEETSPRGVLEMLASGIDIDDLQWKKKLCHVTMTSSAWKVPTISLIGGGKIPLRRRMQGRRSNSEDIGDFIMPKPSWRNFTYEELRHATQDFSSDMLIGKGGHAEVYIGKLNDGQVVAVKKIMKEEKNDEEKNGDFLAELGIIAHIDHPNTAKLIGFSTDQGLYLVLQYLSYGSLATALHGSEDCRLEWETRYKLAIGVAKGLQYLHSNCHRRVIHRDITASNILLSEDYEAQISDFGLAKWLPESWAHLVVSPIEGTFGYMAPEYFMHGLVNEKTDVFAFGVLLLELITGRRAVDSSSQSLVMWAKPHLENNSVDEIADPRLGGNYNVVELKRAMFTASTCIHHLPTLRPNMTRVVQLLKGDNGLDMKQKSMGERVQKMRDESMHDMKQKSMGERILHIDACDEEDYESPTYLTDLNRHMQLVME; encoded by the exons ATGACGATCGAAG AGTGCAACAACATTCCAAGAAagctgaagaagaagaagaatcacCATGAAACGAAGACGAGAGCTGGAAAAGGAGGAGAGGTCGAGACTGCATCCGCGGTGAAGCAAGGAGAAAGCGAGGAGGAGACGTCTCCGAGGGGTGTTTTGGAGATGCTGGCGTCGGGCATAGACATCGACGATCTGCAGTGGAAAAAGAAGCTCTGCCATGTCACGATGACCTCCTCCGCATGGAAGGTTCCCACCATCTCCTTGATCGGAGGGGGCAAGATACCACTCAGGAGACGGATGCAGGGGAGACGAAGCAACTCTGAGGACATCGGAGATTTCATCATGCCTAAACCGTCGTGGAGGAATTTCACCTATGAGGAGTTAAGACATGCAACCCAAGATTTTTCTTCAG ATATGTTGATTGGGAAAGGGGGGCATGCTGAAGTTTACATAGGGAAGTTGAATGATGGTCAAGTTGTGGCAGTGAAGAAGATAATGAAGGAGGAGAAGAACGACGAAGAAAAGAATGGCGACTTCTTGGCTGAGCTGGGGATCATTGCCCACATCGACCACCCCAACACGGCTAAGCTCATAGGTTTCAGCACTGATCAGGGCTTGTACCTCGTGCTCCAGTACTTGTCCTATGGCAGCCTTGCCACTGCCCTACACG GCTCAGAAGATTGTCGTCTGGAGTGGGAGACACGGTACAAGTTGGCTATCGGGGTGGCCAAGGGCTTGCAGTACCTTCATTCCAACTGCCATAGGCGAGTAATTCACAGAGATATAACGGCCTCAAACATCTTACTCTCTGAGGATTATGAAGCTCAG ATATCCGATTTTGGACTAGCAAAATGGCTTCCTGAGAGCTGGGCTCATCTTGTTGTTTCTCCAATCGAGGGCACTTTTGG TTACATGGCCCCGGAGTACTTCATGCATGGGTTGGTTAACGAGAAGACCGATGTGTTTGCCTTTGGTGTTCTCTTGCTCGAGCTTATCACAGGGCGCCGTGCAGTTGATTCCTCCAGCCAAAGCCTAGTGATGTGG GCGAAGCCTCATTTGGAGAACAACagcgtggatgagatagccgaCCCTAGATTAGGAGGAAACTACAACGTTGTGGAATTGAAGCGCGCAATGTTCACAGCATCGACCTGCATCCACCACCTGCCTACCCTTCGGCCAAACATGACCCGT GTTGTGCAGCTTCTGAAAGGCGATAATGGGCTGGACATGAAGCAGAAGTCCATGGGAGAGCGCGTGCAGAAGATGAGAGACGAAAGCATGCATGACATGAAGCAGAAGTCGATGGGGGAACGAATACTTCACATAGACGCCTGTGACGAAGAGGACTATGAATCGCCCACTTACCTCACGGATTTGAATCGCCATATGCAGCTAGTTATGGAgtag
- the LOC121772652 gene encoding uncharacterized protein LOC121772652, whose amino-acid sequence MGADLPDFAGVGDNVVQISGDYENVKSALFQLAGRLRANFFSRIGYKGVGSRHSLYPTVSSSIPTGGEAAFSTQSAQLSRFSHIDELDHLGFVQKSSSSWLPGLQWEQANNIESQPRPVDGSKETFRSGFKRESIIVNEGSEQKVEVVVPRESLALFMVTTEAT is encoded by the exons ATGGGAGCAGATCTTCCAGATTTTGCTGGAGTTGGCGATAACGTGGTCCAG ATTTCAGGTGATTATGAAAACGTTAAGAGTGCTCTATTTCAACTTGCTGGGAGGCTTCGGGCGAATTTCTTTTCTAGAATAGGATACAAAGGAGTAGGAAGCAGACATAGTTTGTACCCAACTGTTTCCAGCAGCATTCCTACTGGTGGAGAGGCAGCTTTTTCAACACAATCTGCACAACTGTCTCGATTTTCCCATATTGATGAATTGGACCACCTTGGATTCGTGCAGAAATCAAGCAGCTCTTGGCTACCAGGATTGCAGTGGGAACAG GCAAACAACATAGAGAGTCAACCAAGACCTGTAGATGGTTCGAAAGAAACTTTTCGTAGTGGGTTCAAGCGAGAAAG CATTATTGTGAATGAGGGATCAGAACAAAAGGTCGAAGTCGTGGTTCCCAGGGAAAGTTTGGCTCTGTTTATGGTGACGACGGAAGCAACCTGA
- the LOC121770364 gene encoding LOW QUALITY PROTEIN: probable 1-deoxy-D-xylulose-5-phosphate synthase 2, chloroplastic (The sequence of the model RefSeq protein was modified relative to this genomic sequence to represent the inferred CDS: inserted 3 bases in 3 codons; deleted 1 base in 1 codon) has product CQDLEQLAAELRQEIVYTVSKTGGHLSSSLGVVELTVALHHVFNTPDDKLIWDVGHQAYGHKILTGRRXKMHTIRQTSGLAGFPKRDESVHDAFGVGHSSTSISAGLGMAVARDLLGKSNSVVSVIGDGAMTAGQAYEAMNNAGFLDSNLIVVLNDNKQVSLPTATLDGPATPVGALSSALTKLQASPKFRQLREAAKSITKQIGPQAHEVAAKVDEYARGMLSASGSTLFEELGLYYIGPVDGHNIDDLVSIFEKVKAMPAPXPVLIHIVTEKGKGYPPAEAAADRMHGVVKFDPSTGKQNKAKSSTLSYTQYFAEALVKEAEVDSKIVGIHAAMGGGTGLNFFQKRFPERCFDVGIAEQHAVTFAAGLASEGLKPXCAIYSSFLQRGYDQVVHDVDLQKLPVRFAMDRAGLVGADGPTHCGAFDVTYMACLPNMVVMAPSDEAELIHMVATAAARPPRFPRGNGVGVPLPHNNKGTPIEIGKGRILVEGNRVAILGYGAVVQQCLEATKVLESYDITPTVVDARFCKPLDTDLIRRLAKEHEILITVEEGSIGGFGSHVSHFLSLNGLLDGHLKLRSMMLPDRYIDHGAPKDQIEEAGLTSRHICGTVLSLVGRPVEALKLQ; this is encoded by the exons TGTCAGGATTTGGAACAGCTGGCTGCAGAGCTGAGACAGGAGATCGTGTACACCGTGTCGAAAACCGGGGGCCACCTGAGCTCGAGCCTGGGCGTGGTGGAGCTCACCGTCGCGCTCCACCATGTCTTCAACACACCTGATGACAAACTCATCTGGGACGTCGGCCATCAG GCGTACGGTCATAAGATTCTGACGGGGAGGC TCAAGATGCATACGATAAGGCAGACGTCGGGACTGGCCGGCTTCCCCAAGAGGGATGAGAGTGTTCATGATGCCTTTGGTGTTGGCCATAGCTCCACTAGCATTTCTGCTGGTCTTGGAATGGCTGTGGCTAGAGATCTATTGGGGAAAAGCAACAGTGTCGTGTCGGTGATTGGAGACGGGGCCATGACGGCTGGCCAAGCCTATGAGGCCATGAACAATGCTGGCTTCCTTGACTCCAACCTCATCGTCGTCTTGAATGACAACAAGCAGGTGTCGCTCCCCACCGCCACTCTCGATGGGCCCGCCACCCCCGTTGGCGCCCTCAGTAGCGCCCTCACCAAGCTTCAAGCCAGCCCTAAGTTCAGGCAACTTAGGGAGGCTGCTAAA AGCATAACGAAGCAGATAGGGCCGCAGGCACATGAGGTGGCGGCTAAGGTGGATGAGTACGCGAGGGGGATGCTGAGCGCATCCGGCTCCACTCTCTTTGAGGAGCTCGGGTTGTACTACATTGGCCCTGTGGATGGGCACAACATCGATGATTTGGTCTCTATTTTTGAGAAGGTGAAGGCGATGCCAGCAC GGCCGGTTCTTATACACATTGTGACGGAGAAGGGGAAGGGCTATCCACCAGCAGAAGCAGCAGCTGATAGAATGCATG GTGTTGTCAAGTTTGATCCTTCGACAGGGAAGCAAAACAAGGCGAAATCGTCTACACTTTCGTACACACAGTATTTTGCAGAAGCATTGGTTAAAGAAGCTGAGGTAGACAGCAAGATTGTGGGGATCCATGCTGCAATGGGGGGTGGAACCGGCCTCAACTTCTTCCAGAAgcgctttcccgagcgatgt TTTGATGTCGGGATTGCTGAGCAGCACGCTGTCACATTTGCAGCCGGCTTGGCATCCGAGGGCCTCAAGC TTTGTGCCATCTACTCGTCCTTCCTTCAACGAGGCTACGACCAG GTGGTCCATGATGTTGATCTACAAAAGTTGCCTGTCCGGTTCGCCATGGACCGGGCTGGCCTAGTTGGGGCTGACGGGCCCACTCATTGTGGCGCGTTTGACGTCACCTACATGGCCTGCCTGCCTAACATGGTGGTGATGGCTCCATCGGACGAGGCTGAGCTCATACACATGGTTGCCACGGCTGCAGCCCGACCGCCCCGGTTCCCTAGAGGGAACGGAGTAGGCGTTCCTCTCCCTCACAATAACAAAGGCACACCAATTGAA ATTGGGAAGGGAAGAATACTAGTGGAAGGGAACAGGGTGGCTATATTAGGGTACGGAGCAGTGGTGCAGCAGTGCCTCGAAGCAACAAAGGTTCTCGAGTCCTACGACATAACGCCCACAGTGGTGGATGCAAGATTCTGCAAGCCACTGGACACTGACCTAATCCGGCGACTTGCCAAGGAGCACGAGATCCTCATCACGGTCGAAGAGGGCTCGATCGGGGGATTCGGCTCACATGTTTCACATTTCCTAAGCCTCAATGGACTCCTTGATGGTCACCTCAAG TTGAGATCAATGATGCTTCCTGATAGATACATAGACCATGGAGCACCAAAGGATCAGATTGAAGAAGCAGGGCTCACTTCAAGGCATATTTGTGGGACAGTTTTGTCACTTGTTGGGAGACCTGTGGAGGCCCTCAAACTTCAATAG